GCTGCTagccaaagaaaaataaatattttcagtattttggATTTTATAACTTTTAGAAAATTACTGTAGCTCTGCCATGTCCCTTGAGGTGTCATCAAACATTTCCAGCTTCATGATGTTTTTACCTCTTGTGATAAGAAGTCTCTTAAAATCAAAAGAATAATAGAAACAATAGCAACTTTTGTCTCCTTTCTAAAGCATCAAATCATGTTACTGTGCACATCCTCgagcaaaatatatatatatgtataatttgATCACAGGTCACGAAAAAGTGTTGAGCAATGCCCTTTAAAGTGTATGTGTTTTCAGGTTCCCCGAGGAGCACTTGCGCTGCATCGACCATGTGAGATACGACACTGTGGGTCATTTTAAAGGTAATGCCTGCTGGCGGGGCAAGCTGAGTTATGGGGTTAATAAGGAGAAGAGCATTGATGGGCCTTAACAACAGTGTGATGTGGACTCACTCGTTAATGCCAGTGTGTGGTAAACACCCCAACAGAAAACAATGGAATATCAagaatctttttttctgttaaacgCTGACTCTGGAGAGGAGCTTCCTGTTGTTCTGGTTGGTTTGAAAGGCAGACAAACAATTTAAAAGATCTTTGGAGCCTCTTAGGCCTACATCTTTATTTCTTTGCAATTACACTTCATCGATAACTAAAAGCAGAAGGGAAGCTCAACAACGGTTGGCAAATTCAGTCTCAATTTGGCAACCATTCTGTTTCACTTTTGTGACCAGCTGATCACACGCAACCAATCCAATCCATTTAGGCATCCAGACATGGTGAAAAGACGGCCTGCTGATGTTTAAACTGAGGATCTTCACGAGGGGAAAAGAGTGATGTAAGTGACACTGAACAAGGTTGGTGCCAGATGAGCTGGTCCATGTATTTCAGAAAATGCTGCTATGCTGGGATCTCATATATATTGTATAACCATTTTTAAGTTGGCCCGAAGGAGAGAAAATATCCATAAGCTGCTGGAAAGGTAACTGAAACTCAGGATATGCTCTTCTTTATTCTGTTGTTacaaacagtgttggtcaaggtacttgaaaaaagtaatcagtaactaattactgattacttgaccaaaaaagtaatcccgttactttactgattacttattttcaaaagtaattaattacttttaaaaacacgatttacaacctgaataggtgataaagcgatagatctgtcagcccaattctactttttctgcataatccatcatacaaaaagtaatcaaatggaaaaatctccttttaaaacttgttttattagttttaatcttttaactttatgcatcaagcaaaaatttaattatatgcaacattctctgactggaagaaatttgtttaatatttaaacctattttctgcacattccagcacacaaaataaaaatttttttggtgtgtttacactcactctttcaaatagatgcaggtaaaacacagcagaaaataaagtcaaagactagcggtcctttggctctattttcacctgtaaagcaggagtggggtaggcggaggtttaccctggtgcaggtgtgccgcagcggtcagtggaagaatccgcgagtttctctgtgaatttcccattacgtcgttgcgcactcggtgcttgcttggaagtttagggggttttttcgctgtaaaaagaggttttcttcccacgcacaacggatgctaatgtttttgtcactttttatggaatcaaacccaaagtaaggtcagtacagcagcagaagactggaTGCCACTCACATCAGCTATCATCAGGAACCCGATGAACTTCATATGGGTTCACAAAATTGGACAGTAGATAATTGGATAAGATTGTTCTGAtagatttctgctgtgacattctgGTGGTAGGGTCGGATTTtgacataaacaacatgaacacATGGATCCGTCCTATCTTGAATAGTGAAACATACACAGCACGACGCTTAGATATGGcccaactgtgtgatgctatcatgccaataaagaccaaaatctctgtcgaatgtttccagcaacttATTGAATCTGTATCACAAAGAATTTTGGTAGTTCTGAAGGCCAAAGGAGGTCAAACCTGGCAGTAGCAAAGTGTAACTAACAAAGTAGCCAGTGGGTGTAAACAGAGCACACTGTGAAACTGGCGCAGAAGTCAGCGGACATCTGGTGGGTGGATGAGGTTCACGCTTTGCTCTCCATTCTGCTTTGTTCTTTCTAGTCTCCAAGTGATACAACGCAAGAAGGGTGCTCTGTCTTTGTGCAGTCATACGCAATCAAGCACCCATAACCTTTAGGAGGTTGTAGCGATGTAGCAGCAAATCAAACACATAgccacacgcgcacacacacaaacagaggcagcaagCTTGGGTTATCCAATATAAAAGCGTCTCAAGAGATTCATAGTAGTGAAGCAGCTGTTGCAACAAACCAATCAGCCTAAATGCTATACTGGGAACCTCGAGACTGCAGGACACTTCTTCATTGGATCACACCGCCGTGTGCACCCATAGGCAGCAGCTGTACCGTCATGGCACAAACGTCAACCTACGACCACGGGGAGTTACATCACTAGTGTTTGGGATGCTAATGGGCAATTTTTGTTCAGGGAAGCATCATGCGCCATACTGCCATGAGAGTGTGACACAAATATTTCTGTCATGTATGTGACGGGTAGTGTTCAGAAATCTTCGTGTTAGTGCTGAAAATTCAGCTCTGATGTTTGTTAATGGGTGGAACGATAGAGAGCTGCATTTAATTCTCACCTCAGTGAGTGGAAAATAAGATCAGGTGGTGATACAGACGTGAATTCCTCAGAGGCTGAATAGTATCTGTCTCACTTGTTTAATAATATTCAGTGGATCATGTTACTTACGGTTCGCTTTCTACAGGGTAGTGAAGATAACAATAAAAGGTTTGAAAGATGGAAAGAAAATGATGAGCTATAATGTCTCCTGATTCATTGGATTCAGGTTTCAAATATTCTAATCTTGCAAATAGTGGCTGTCAGAATTACACTGTGAAGCTTTTGGTAGCAGCTAGCAGCACTCTGGAGGCCTCCTCTTTACTGTAAGATTCACACATGAGAACATATTCAGTGAGATTCATATTCTTGAATTGGTTTCACCTTATTCCACCGATGATCAGTTACAACAAAGGCTGAACACAGAGTGACAGCAGGCTGCTGGGGATGGATGGGTGGAAGAAACAGAATAGTTTCAATAATCTCACATAATCGAATAGTTTATGAGGAAAAACATGCTTTTGAGGCTTCAAGTATACAAATAATGCGCAACAGTCACGGTGAACTGGAGTTTCATTTGTTTACAAGAAAGCAGTGATACAGCTTTAGAGATCCTGtgaaatttttaattttgaCTTCCTGGAAGAAGCAATCCGTATTTGTGACCTCATGCTGCAACGTGaattcattaattttaatgGGTCCGGTGTCGCTGACAAGCATGTCCACATTTGGAAAAACAACTCAACCCCCTGTAACATGGaaactgatttttaattttttttcggACACGATCTATTCTAAATAAAACTGGCAACAGATAAATAGAAACATGATACCAAACTCATCGAGTTTCTTTAATCAATATGGCCACAAGCACTGAGTTTAAAGGGTTTCTGGACAGACAGAAGAATCCAGTAGCTGAGGGTTTGAAGTGAAGATGTCCTGTGGTGGACAAGGCCTGTGTatatgtcacacagtggaaatttgtatttatcttgtatattgtttttattctgatttttagtgtttatttatgagtgttttatttgcatggttttattctgtttctattgcatggtttttagtgttttatgtgACATGGTTTTTATCCACTGTGGACTGGCTGCACATGGGACAAATTAGCTGATAGGGACCACCTGCTGAGGCAGGGGTGTGTCCAGAGGTGGCCTATCAGCTGTGTaaagaccttttaaaaacaggctAGCTGGGCACTGAAAGAGAGAGGCCCCAGACTGGAAGGTTAATGCGAGATGGCCAGTGTGATGCGGCGACCAAGTCCTGACCTCATGGAACGGCAACAGTAAGAGACGACGCGTGTGATTGGCAGCAGGGCAGAGGTTTACCTCTGCCTGCATTTGTGAGTAGGgtctctactgttgtttactggGTGCAGCTGGATTGGGAGAGGGTCACCATGGCATGAGCCAGGGCCGCTTCTGGGACCATTGTTCTGGCCCCTATTTGTTATGTTGCAGGACACCGACGCAAGGGGAGCTGTGGCGGTGGTCACATTATGGATTCGGGTGCAGAACGCAAGCCGGGCTGGGAAGTGATGGGCCAGCGGAAGGACAAGATGATGGGTGGCTCTTTCTAGTCTGCTGAAGACGGGGCTGGTGTGGACTCTGCTCTAAAGGAGGAATTCCTGGCCTGCTGATGGACCCATAATGAACATGTGGCCTAATTATAGCAGGGGGGGTTTAGTGAATGTAGAAAATGGTAGTTTTATGGGTTTTAGAATTGTTTTTAGTAGAGAGCAAACattttatgtacattttaaGGGCGTTTTATTTGTGCTCCCTGGCCtagtaataaactgtttctgatcAGACCTGCTCCCTCTCTGTGCCCGTGGTATCTGACTCGCTTTAGTGTCTGCCGCGCGTTACATTAAACGCGCGGCGGACACTAAAGCGGTCGCGCCAGAATGTCACGCTAAAAAGAaagattctttaaaatacaagggGGAGCAAGCGAGTCAGATACCACGGGCACAGAGAGGGAGCAGGTCTgatcagaaacagtttattactaGGCCAGGGAGCACAAATAAAACGCCCttaaaatgtacataaaatGTTTGCTCTCTACTAAAAACAATTCTAAAACCCATAAAACTACCATTTTCTACATTCACTAAACCCCCCCTGCTATAATTAGGCCACATGTTCATTATGGGTCCATCAGCAGGCCAGGAATTCCTCCTTTAGAGCAGAGTCCACGCCAGCCCCGTCTTCAGCAGACAAGAAAGAGCCACCCATCATCTTGTCCTTCCGCTGGCCCATCACTTCCCAGCCCGGCTTGCGTTCTGCACCCGAATCCATGATGCGACCACCGCCACAGCTCCCCTTGCGTCGGTGTCCTGCAACATAACAAATAGGGGCCAGAACAATGGTCCCAGAAGCGGCCCTGGCTCATGGCCATGGTGACCCTCTCCCAATCCAGCTGCACccagtaaacaacagtagagacCCTACTCACAAATGCAGGCAGAGGTAAACCTCTGCCCTGCTGCCAATCACACGCGTCGTCTCTTACTGTTGCCGTTCCATGAGGTCAGGACTTGGTCGCCGCATCACACTGGCCATCTCGCATTAACCTTCCAGTCTGGGGCCTCTCTCTTTCAGTGCCCAGCTagcctgtttttaaaaggtctttACACAGCTGATAGGCCACCTCTGGACACACCCCTGCCTCAGCAGGTGGTCCCTATCAGCTAATTTGTCCCATGTGCAGCCAGTCCACAGTGGATAAAAACCATGTcacataaaacactaaaaaccatgcaatagaaacagaataaaaccatgcaaataaaacactcataaataaacactaaaaatcagaataaaaacaatatacaagataaatacaaatttccactgtgtgacatatACCACACAACCAGTGATGAAGACAGTTAAGTAGCTGCATATTTGGGACTTCAGTGAATATTTTTCTAGAAGAACCAGTAGAACCATTTCACACTGTCTGCTTTTCCTGCACTGACACATTTCAATGACATTTCTAATGCTTGAAGTTTGAattttcatgtttgttacatttctgtttctgttcctcTGTTATTCTGGTATGATAtcatttttttgtccttttgagTTTAGCTCCTACATCAATTTTATACTAATTATCCTCTCCTGCGCTTCTAGTGCCCTTTCTGCCTTGTTTCAGCACATCCTTCTTGCCCTCTTGTGCTCACTCTtctgccatttttttaaatttaatttacttCCAGCCAAGTTCTTCTCCTTTCTGTgtcttgctgtgtaattattaaGTGTATATACAGTCCTGTCTTCCACACACCTGTTGTAGGTTAACATTTTGAACTTTATTTTCAGAATGATTAAAATACATGCCTCCTATTTGTCTGCATCATGCAATTAGATGCCCAGGatcatataaaaagaaaacccaaaccTTCTCGTGGTCTATTTCTAGGCGGCAATCATGCCTGCACATGGAGACGATAAGATTATGTGACAAAAATCTATATttcttaacataaaaaaaaaaaaactccagtaATGTCAGAACCTGGCCACAACtatatagaaaaaaagagattatGGCAGACTGAACAAAGAGAGCATCTGACTGGCACATGCAGAACAGAGTCAACGTTGGAGCGCCACAGATCACGAGGGAATTCATTACAGAAAacttaaaacaacaaatgaggAGGCTGTTTCTATAGCAACTGGTAAGAGGGGATGCCATTGAGAGAGGGTGGAGGATTGGTGATACTGTGATTGGAGCCAGGTGTGCCAGATAGGTGTGCCAGATGGGCAGCCATAGACCAGCCATGGAGCACAAGCACAAGAGAAAGGATCAGAACTGGAAGCACAGGAGACCACAGACTGAAAAATATGGTTTTGCATCCTAAGCTGCTACATTATAGCTACAGCTCTGCTTTAACAGATATGATTTATCTAATATATCAGTCTCTACTGCTcatttggggtggctgtagctcaggtggcagagcagatcaaccggtggttcgatcccaggctgctccagtctgcatgccaaatatccttgagcaagatcctaaccccatgttgctctctgatgcatccatcagagtgtggatgtgtatgaatgttagatactTAGCAATTAAGCTTAGAagtgaatgggtgtgattgggtgaatgaattagttgtataaagcgctttgagtgctcagacagagtagaaaagcactatataagaaccagtccatttaccatttagggAAAAACACTACCCACCCAACCccaaacagaaaataagaacTATCTTCTGACTGTAGCCCACAAACGTAGATTACTGAAAAATGTGATGATCATTATTTTCTGACAGGGTGAAAAGTATGGCCACCTCATGTGTGTGACAGATAAAAGCTGTACCGAACCAGAGAGCAATCACCTTGGCGGTCACCGTGTCAAACCCCAGtatccttattttattttaaaagtagtAAAAGGCAATGTTAAAGTTACATAAGTCATCATTTTTGCAAATTTTCTTATTGCTATATCACTGTTTGCTACTCAAAAACTTCATTAGCTTGGTAtcatagttttttgtgtttcctttgaATAGCAAAGGTAAAACTGGTACGTACATACGTGTTACCTAAACTGAAAgtacaaatgaaaaaataaccaTTTATTTCTCATCAGATCCGTCATTGCTGTATGTTTTAAATCAAGCATTTGGTTTTTGCGTAAGTGCCGTGGAATGGAGCATGTCTATTTttcaaaatgagaaacaaatcAACTGTTTCTCTGTGATTCAGTCATTcccatttcctttgtttttgtacaAGGCAATCACACAAGATGACCCCTGATTACCAGATCTTCATATACGCACACTTGAAAGATTCAAGAGTAAACAATGTTTGAGTTTATTGCTTTTTCCCCCTTCCCTTTGTTGCATGACAAAGAGGCTCAATCAGCAGGTTGAGTAGACTTTTCATTTGATAATCACTTAAATTATGTTTAAGGTTTAAGCTTTTCAGTCAGGGTTTATGTAAATGCACTGGTACCCACAGTCatgcaaaacagaataaaagcaaagctacagaaagataaaaacatattgcaaaacagcaaaatatgaATGCACGAAATTAGTATTTGTATCATTGAAAAGTGTCCGTCTTTCTTATGCAGATTTCTTATGAAGACTTTTAAGCAAAAGGTATTAaaaacaattcagttttatttatacagcgccaatttacagcaacagtcacctcaaagggctttatattgtaaggtagaccctacaataatacatacagagaaaaacccaacaatcatatgaccccgtatgagcaagcattttggtgacagtgggaagaaaaaactcccttttaacaggaagaaacctccagcagaaccaggctgaggaCAGggtggggccatctgctgcgaccggttggggtgagagataATCATAGATTATCAAAAAATATTAGATCATTTTTGTCTGTAACCTTTGGTTTAATATATTCCTCTCTGCCTGTCTACAACGAAAGTCTGTCTATCACAGATAACAGATTATCTGCTTCTTGTGggacagatttttttcataaaaccaaaacaatgaataaaaagaggttaaaaaacacagcagaggttCAGAATCGGGTGTTAATCACCTGTGAGTTGAtcgctggaaaaaaaaataggaaaaccaaaacaatgaataagaaaaaaattaagtgtTTCCAGGGTGTAACAATGCAGATTCACCTTTATTAGTAGGTTTTGGTACAAAATCTGGTGTCAGTGTCAGGGGAAATATGAGTGCAGTGCTCTGCCTCCAGTCTACTCGATCAGAACAGTTAATCCCTGAAAGAATAACATACAGTGTCCACGTCACAGCACCACCTGACACAAGGTGTGCTGCTTAATctgttaaataaaacaacaacgtATGCAGGCTTCaggtctatctatctatctatgaatGCTTACTTCAGGAAGCTTTAGCAAGCTTTAACTTGCCCTGTAGCTTCTCATAGGGTTTTCAGTCTAACAGATGCCAGGCCAGTCTTACTTTCTCAGAATAAGATTTAGCTGAAAAATTAGACTTCCCTAGTTGATGAAACTCTTGTGTTCAGAAACTTTTAGAAGCTGCTGAGGCTTCTAAAGGGGTTTGAAACAAGTTAAAGCTCAATTCTTGGTTTTCCCGAAGCAGAGACTCATTCCCTGACATTTCCAGATTATCTTTGAAGTGACAGGAATATTGCAAGTCCAGGGTTGCCAGGATTTAACACAAGTCATTTAGAAATAATGTGTCCTGTAAGAACGTACTACAGCATGTGATAACCCAGCAGAAACAACAACATGCTGTTTTAGGTTGTTTTAAAGCAGAACTTTTTGACTAAAGCAAACATACCATATTACTCAAGCTCATACAAATCTCCTCATATGAAAATTAATCACCGTCCAATCGCATCCCAGTAACATTTACATCAAGACCAGAACAGGAGAGCATGAATCTTCATATTCATTTATAGCTGCAGATCTTTGGAATCACCTGAGAGTGTCCATTTGTTTCTGTATCTTAATTAGGCGATATGTGAGTACCTCATACAGTTATCATTCGTTAATAACGATTTCCCAGCAGGAGTTCACATTAAATGCTGGTaatctttttaacatttaatgcaGTTTATTGGCTGTTTTTCTTAATCAGATTCACCATCCACTTTCCTTTTCCTGAAGGAGACCAGTCATATCTTTGTTATCAACTTGACGTCAGTCCACGCAGCAAAACAGCCCAATACTCCCAGAGCTCAACATTCCAAGTGCTCTGTATTTTTCCAACTCTACACCCTGTGAgtggagcgagagagagagagggagagagagatggagggagtGCAAGGTGCGTTGGAGATTGCGCAAGCGGGTTTGCTGATGCTCAGATTGGTGTGTTTGTGATTGGCCACCTGAGGAGATGCATGTCAGCCAGCAAAGTTGCGTGCTTTTAAAGTGCTGCGGGCAGAGGGCAATGCATTCAGAACACTCACAGCTGTTAGGAGACGAGACCGGAGAGCAGAGCCACGTCAAGCAGACCTTcctcaaacacagagagaaaaaagaagaagaagaaagtggagATATGACTCTGTCAGCTGTGCAACAactttttctgctgtgtttattcatttgctttgGATGTTGGAGCACAACAGGTGGGTGAAGCATGATACTGAGTCAGATACATGTAAACCAGCACCATCGTCAAGGTGCATGAGTTGTTTTTGGCAGCTAAAATTAATCATGCTCTAAAAGTTGTTTTCAGTGGTGATCGCTTATAAGCAAAGTGTAATTTTGAGTGcattttttaaggttttatatCTTTATGAATGCGCCTGTAAGTTATGAAGCCAGTCGTACATTTAGtgtaagtttttaaaataattatttatggTATACTAATCCTGATGCAAGAAGTGGAAAATTCCAGCTCACTATATAACAAATAGGCTTCATCACTGGTTTCAGGAAATAAGGAATATCTGAGTCATAGTTGTAGGACTATTTCAGCTTGCACTTAAACTCTCagtatatgttaaaaaaaaaagcaatgcatAGGTGGATTCAGAGGCAATTAAAGAGGGACTAACACCACAATGTAACACAACGTAGCCAACATTGAAATGGTTAATAAGTTCTAACTCAGTCATTCATTGTCACTGAATGATTTATCAGTGCTGTATAGATCCATAATGAGCTAATAAATATAGGTTGATGTGCTTTGTACTCAAAGATGCAGTATCTTGCGCagtctttttaattaataaGACTTCTTCACTGGATATTTTAAACAAAAGTATAAAATTGGTATGTAGTGAATGGATTGTGATGTAATGAATGGTGACTGGTGATACACCAAGATGTGATAGGCATAATGTATGATTCTGATTAATAATAATTCTTCATAAATTCCCCTATAGGTGATGTTAGCTCAAGGTTatcccactttttaaaaaaaagtcataatgTGTGCAAGTGCAAAAACTGGTACAATATGTACAGTCTTACTCCAGTCTGGGTGCTCTGCTCAGACTGGGGAAATCTTTTATAAATGACTCAttgtaagagaaaaaaatgcatttattattaaaatttagtaCCAGTAGAATTATATCAATGTAAAACGTACTCTATTACAAGTACCGATCACCTATTAAAATGATTTATCAAATAAATTTCCCTTCTAAATGAAGGAGTGTGATACCTGGATGGAAAGCATTTACCTGACCTCATATTAAAATGTTGCGCTCTGTTTTAACTCTGAAACGCACAGTGACGTAAGCACATCTATGCAGACAGCAACATGTTAACATggagaaaatgtaaatgaaatgatACAGAACCAGTAGATGTCGGTCCAAATAGGTTTTTTAATGAGATCTCTGAAATTCATAACACTATCTCCAACCTGTATGTTATTATTCTGAAATGTTTCTTTGACAGCTTAAAGATGCTTATTGAGGAAAGCTTGAACGTTTTCAGCATGTCGTTCGATAACAGTCACTCATGAGCAGCCCGAGCCTCACAGTCATATGTAGTATTGCATCAAACATACACCAGCAGCCTCCTCATATTAGAGGCTTACTAATAATATGAAATTTGAacacataaaaatacaataaatgatGATACAGGACttctaaattattattttggacTACATATGCATGACATCGTGGTATCAGTCCAATTACAATATTACATTTATTGAATTATGCTGCCCTACTATAAAAAGATCGATAAGTATTAACATTATGTGTATCTTTATCCAGATGCCAGTCCTCTTGATCAGTGGGAAGACGGCATAGTGTTACAAAAGGTAGTGAGACTCTTCATTTACAATCATCCCTCCATCACTGAGGCATTTTTCAAAGTCTctacaatttttgtttttgctgttgttatttTCCTCCTAACTTAGTGGATGATCCACTCATTCTGGTCTACATTTCTTGTGTAATTAGCACTACTTATTGCCAGTTTGATGAACAGTGTCATCTGCACTCAGCCACACATTCGGTGCTTTGAGCAACTCTGTGACAAGAAATATACAGACACTTAGAAGTTTGAGTACAAATGTTCTATTTTACTTTCAAACAGTGTTGATGTTGTGTTTTATGGGAAAATAAGAAGTAAGAATAGAAAAATCACTGGTCAAAGGTATTATGTTGCATTCACTGCCAGCTTTCAAGCTGTAAATAAGTGTACTGTTTGTCTGCAGGTGCGAGGGATCAGAAGTGATGATTTGAGTGGTGTCTTGCGGAGAGACCAGAATGAGGTAGGCAAACATTTTAAAGCTACTTTAAAggtttctattctattctattctattctatgctaTAGGCCTCATGCTAATACTTTAAAGGGGTTTTCGACGTATGATCACAAACTATATGactttaaaaactgcttttaatGCTTGACTTGTGAAAAACCATACCTTCAAACCACAGCTGACAAACTaatccttaaaaaataaaagtccagTTCAATAGATGGTCACATGTCAAATTTCAATTCTCTTCAGCAAGCTGTGTCAAATGCACgtcctttaaataaaaaacattacatcacagcagaggcagaagtacaaagaggagaaatgatgaaacaaaaaaaaagtgcttctaAAAAAAGACAGTTTTAGACGGTTATCCTGACGGTTAGCAGGATAAACATGACTATGTCTGGGT
This genomic window from Astatotilapia calliptera chromosome 16, fAstCal1.2, whole genome shotgun sequence contains:
- the nms gene encoding neuromedin-S, which gives rise to MHVSQQSCVLLKCCGQRAMHSEHSQLLGDETGEQSHVKQTFLKHREKKEEEESGDMTLSAVQQLFLLCLFICFGCWSTTDASPLDQWEDGIVLQKVRGIRSDDLSGVLRRDQNEEQVQNVFKRFLFHYSKARNSVGAVQKESHSVHPLMRLSPKLSQRRKKKVVLLKIRGLPEGML